The following coding sequences lie in one Bacteroides helcogenes P 36-108 genomic window:
- a CDS encoding FprA family A-type flavoprotein has translation MNPKTVIKGKIHYVGVNDRNKHLFEGMWPLPYGVSYNSYLIDDETVALIDTVDICYFEVYLRKIKSIIGERPIQYLIINHMEPDHSGSIRLIKQHYPDIVIVGNKQTFGMIEGFYGVTGEQYMVKDEDFLALGHHKLRFYMTPMVHWPETMMTFDETEGVLFSGDGFGCFGTLDGGFLDTRINTDKYWDEMVRYYSNIVGKYGSPVQKALAKLGGLPISAICSTHGPVWTDNIAKVIGIYDRLSRYAADEGVVIAYGSMYGNTEQMAEAIAAELSAQGIRNIVMHNVSKSNPSYIIADIFKYRGLIIGSPTYSNQIYPEIESLLSKILVREVKGRYLGYFGSFCWAGAAVKRMGEFAEKSKFEIVGDPVEMKQAMKDITYTQCENLARAMAERLKKDR, from the coding sequence ATGAACCCAAAAACAGTGATAAAAGGAAAAATCCACTACGTGGGAGTGAATGACCGTAACAAACATCTGTTTGAAGGTATGTGGCCATTGCCTTACGGAGTGTCATACAACTCTTACCTGATAGACGATGAAACTGTTGCATTGATTGACACGGTTGACATTTGCTATTTTGAAGTATATCTTCGTAAAATTAAAAGCATCATAGGTGAACGGCCTATTCAATATCTGATAATTAACCACATGGAACCGGATCATTCCGGGTCCATCCGTCTTATCAAGCAGCATTATCCGGACATAGTCATTGTGGGCAACAAGCAGACATTCGGCATGATTGAGGGATTCTATGGCGTGACGGGCGAGCAATATATGGTGAAAGATGAAGATTTTCTGGCATTAGGACACCATAAACTCCGTTTCTATATGACTCCTATGGTGCATTGGCCCGAAACGATGATGACTTTTGACGAAACGGAAGGTGTTCTTTTCTCCGGTGACGGTTTTGGCTGTTTCGGCACGCTGGACGGCGGTTTTCTCGACACCCGCATCAATACGGACAAGTATTGGGACGAGATGGTGCGTTACTACTCCAATATTGTCGGCAAATACGGTTCACCGGTGCAGAAGGCGCTGGCCAAATTGGGCGGATTGCCCATCTCTGCCATCTGCTCCACACACGGGCCTGTGTGGACGGATAACATTGCCAAAGTAATCGGCATCTACGACCGCCTGAGCCGCTACGCCGCCGACGAGGGGGTGGTTATCGCATACGGCTCGATGTATGGCAATACGGAACAGATGGCAGAAGCTATCGCTGCCGAGCTTTCTGCGCAGGGCATCAGGAATATTGTGATGCACAATGTAAGCAAAAGCAACCCTTCTTACATCATAGCCGATATATTCAAGTATCGGGGGCTGATAATCGGAAGCCCCACTTATAGCAACCAGATTTATCCGGAAATAGAATCGCTGCTGTCCAAGATATTGGTGCGCGAAGTGAAAGGGCGCTATCTGGGCTATTTCGGCTCATTCTGCTGGGCAGGTGCGGCTGTGAAGCGTATGGGTGAATTTGCGGAGAAGAGTAAATTCGAGATTGTAGGCGATCCGGTCGAGATGAAACAGGCCATGAAAGACATTACTTACACGCAGTGTGAAAATCTGGCGCGCGCCATGGCTGAGCGTCTGAAGAAAGACAGATGA
- the lepB gene encoding signal peptidase I, giving the protein MKEDKQLSKWLNRITDMLFYLCLVIVILMVLQVFVVTSFKIPSDSMQPSLFPGDCILVDKCSGGARLFNVFDAVDRKEVDIHRVPGWRKFRRNDVLVFNFPYQPQRWDSVAFDVMKYYVKRCVAVPGDTLEIRKGYYKVSGYDEGVGCLSAQKDIALLPDSGVTGMVMNTFPWNQRLGWTVKEFGPLPVPAKGQIVKMDSLAWLLYRQLVGWEQKSRLRIDGTGNVLLNDSVIHEYRFRENYYFVAGDKAGNSQDSRYWGLLPESFIVGRAWMVWKSVEPESGKVRWKRVFKHIL; this is encoded by the coding sequence ATGAAGGAGGACAAACAACTATCAAAGTGGCTGAACAGAATTACAGATATGTTATTTTATTTATGTCTGGTTATTGTGATATTGATGGTATTGCAGGTATTTGTTGTGACTTCATTTAAAATACCTTCGGATTCCATGCAGCCTTCTCTGTTTCCCGGTGACTGCATACTTGTGGACAAGTGTTCGGGCGGTGCACGTTTGTTCAATGTCTTTGACGCCGTAGATCGGAAAGAGGTGGACATACACCGTGTGCCGGGCTGGAGGAAATTCAGACGGAATGATGTGCTTGTGTTCAATTTCCCTTATCAGCCGCAGCGTTGGGATAGCGTCGCTTTTGATGTGATGAAATATTACGTGAAGCGTTGTGTGGCAGTTCCGGGTGACACGCTGGAGATAAGGAAAGGATATTATAAAGTTTCCGGATACGATGAGGGGGTAGGTTGTCTGTCTGCCCAAAAGGATATTGCACTGTTGCCGGACAGTGGTGTCACAGGTATGGTGATGAATACTTTTCCTTGGAACCAACGATTGGGATGGACAGTGAAAGAGTTTGGCCCGCTACCTGTTCCTGCCAAGGGACAGATAGTAAAGATGGATAGCTTGGCATGGCTGCTATACAGGCAGTTGGTAGGTTGGGAACAGAAAAGTCGGTTGCGGATAGACGGAACAGGAAATGTGTTGCTGAATGACAGTGTGATACATGAATATCGTTTTCGTGAGAACTATTATTTCGTGGCGGGTGACAAGGCGGGGAATTCACAAGACTCCCGCTATTGGGGGCTGTTGCCCGAATCCTTCATCGTGGGGCGTGCATGGATGGTTTGGAAATCGGTGGAACCGGAAAGTGGAAAAGTAAGATGGAAACGGGTATTTAAACATATATTATAA
- a CDS encoding BF3164 family lipoprotein, translating to MKTFISILLLLTLLAACTTATHEKGLTYTDFPETKELSASVQPLDTALFRYPFRIRVQGDRAIVMDLHGQDYYFHLFHYPDFRYQSSFGKRGDSPEEMVSAENVRWNGNSLWALDANKSELTRFGLDLSGDSLLRLEAVSLDKDILRALDFVMYDDSTFIIPDYSGDNRLCWVNRQGKLLRKMGEIPSSNKNALENARPALAQAWRSFIDYNPRNGVLAAVTQLGEVLEVYNLKDSTHAVWIGPGGEPEFQISQGYGLPTGIMGFSDVQVTDSAVYAVFHGRTFKEIAQSAQKSIELPDGGQYIYVFSLKGEPLRKYVLDHYVYGISVDEEKGIILTTDVNKDEPIIEYKLNK from the coding sequence ATGAAAACTTTTATCAGCATATTACTATTGCTCACTTTGCTTGCTGCCTGTACCACTGCAACGCACGAAAAAGGGCTGACTTATACCGATTTCCCGGAGACGAAAGAATTGTCTGCTTCTGTGCAGCCATTAGATACGGCTCTGTTCCGTTATCCTTTCCGCATCAGGGTACAAGGAGACAGGGCTATTGTGATGGATTTGCATGGACAAGATTATTATTTCCATCTATTTCATTATCCCGATTTTCGTTATCAGTCTTCTTTTGGCAAGCGTGGAGATTCTCCCGAAGAGATGGTTTCTGCCGAAAATGTGCGATGGAATGGGAATTCTCTGTGGGCACTCGATGCCAATAAGTCAGAATTAACTCGGTTTGGGCTTGATTTATCCGGTGACTCGCTGCTTCGTCTGGAAGCAGTGAGCCTGGATAAAGACATACTTCGGGCATTGGATTTTGTGATGTACGATGATTCCACCTTTATTATTCCCGATTATTCAGGTGATAATCGTCTGTGCTGGGTCAACCGTCAAGGCAAGTTATTGAGGAAGATGGGCGAAATACCGTCCTCCAATAAAAATGCTTTGGAGAATGCTCGTCCTGCACTGGCACAGGCATGGCGCAGCTTCATCGATTACAATCCCCGAAATGGAGTATTGGCGGCTGTGACGCAGCTTGGTGAAGTGCTCGAAGTTTATAACTTGAAAGACAGCACACATGCGGTGTGGATAGGTCCTGGTGGTGAACCGGAGTTTCAAATTTCACAAGGTTACGGATTGCCTACGGGCATTATGGGCTTCAGCGATGTGCAGGTAACGGACAGTGCCGTCTATGCAGTGTTTCATGGACGCACCTTTAAAGAGATAGCCCAAAGTGCACAGAAAAGCATTGAACTTCCGGATGGAGGGCAATATATCTATGTGTTTAGTCTGAAGGGTGAGCCATTACGTAAATATGTGTTAGACCATTATGTTTATGGCATATCGGTGGATGAAGAAAAAGGTATCATTCTTACTACTGATGTGAATAAGGATGAACCGATAATAGAATATAAGTTGAATAAATAG
- the nagB gene encoding glucosamine-6-phosphate deaminase, whose amino-acid sequence MRLIIQPDYQSVSQWAAHYVAAKIKAANPTPEKPFVLGCPTGSSPLGMYKGLIELNKKGIVSFRNVVTFNMDEYVGLPKEHPESYYSFMWNNFFGHIDIKPENTNILNGNAADLDAECARYEEKIKSYGGIDLFMGGIGPDGHIAFNEPGSSLSSRTRQKTLTTDTIIANSRFFDNDVNKVPKTALTVGVGTVLSAKEVMIIVNGHNKARALYQAVEGPVMQMWTISALQMHEKGIIVCDDAATEELRVGTYRYFKDIEADHLEPASLLK is encoded by the coding sequence ATGAGACTAATTATTCAGCCGGATTATCAATCCGTGTCACAATGGGCTGCACATTATGTAGCAGCAAAAATCAAGGCCGCCAATCCTACACCGGAGAAACCGTTTGTGCTTGGATGCCCTACCGGTTCTTCTCCTCTGGGCATGTACAAAGGCCTGATTGAACTGAACAAGAAAGGCATCGTGTCTTTCCGGAATGTGGTTACTTTCAATATGGACGAGTACGTAGGCTTGCCTAAGGAGCATCCCGAAAGCTATTATTCCTTTATGTGGAACAACTTCTTCGGTCACATCGACATCAAGCCGGAAAACACCAATATCCTGAACGGCAATGCTGCCGACTTGGATGCTGAATGTGCACGCTATGAGGAAAAGATCAAGTCTTACGGCGGCATCGACCTTTTCATGGGCGGCATCGGTCCCGACGGGCACATTGCTTTCAATGAGCCGGGTTCTTCCTTGTCTTCGCGCACCCGTCAGAAGACTTTGACTACCGATACGATCATTGCCAATTCCCGTTTCTTTGACAACGATGTGAACAAAGTGCCTAAGACTGCCCTGACGGTTGGTGTAGGCACTGTGCTTAGTGCAAAGGAAGTGATGATTATCGTGAACGGTCATAACAAAGCCCGTGCGCTTTATCAGGCGGTAGAAGGCCCTGTAATGCAGATGTGGACTATCAGTGCCTTGCAAATGCACGAAAAAGGTATCATCGTTTGTGACGATGCGGCTACTGAAGAGTTGAGAGTAGGTACTTACCGTTATTTCAAGGATATTGAGGCAGATCATTTGGAACCGGCATCACTATTGAAGTAA
- a CDS encoding BF3164 family lipoprotein, with the protein MKKQLLLCCIFSLLVSCTLSKKERDGSRVVNLEATLLSVDTAILGSKLAVLSSDILLLSTVNHSPVYDVCRIRKDSIIKIGSFMSIGEGPYEMNLSTCFISEESNNLYVYSQDYRKMFVIPFPLSENLLNTDNWEELKVPSVKNCFWSYGYSAIQIVSDSSFLSVGGSYEDANVLSLIQVGKSVEKVNGFSYPENESDIPNIVKRQVYNESHLVKRPFVNQYAIVGDRADYLGIFNFENKQVVNLHFVKKNFPKYVAMQDGMNVSYDPENSNGYRANATSHFIYLLSSPFKTMNEWGNAIDYKGYPSSYRDRIEVYDWDGNYVKTFVLNMPVGSFNVSENDSIILANTMLLDEEKECIVKFAIP; encoded by the coding sequence ATGAAAAAGCAACTGTTATTATGCTGTATCTTTTCTCTATTAGTTTCTTGCACTCTATCCAAGAAAGAAAGAGATGGTAGCCGGGTCGTGAATTTAGAAGCGACATTATTATCTGTAGATACTGCCATTTTAGGCTCTAAATTAGCTGTCCTTTCAAGTGATATATTGCTTTTAAGTACGGTTAATCATAGTCCGGTGTATGATGTCTGTCGGATAAGAAAAGATAGTATCATCAAAATAGGCAGTTTTATGAGCATTGGAGAGGGGCCTTATGAGATGAATTTATCGACTTGCTTTATATCAGAAGAAAGTAATAATTTATATGTATATAGCCAAGATTATCGCAAGATGTTTGTTATACCATTCCCTTTATCCGAAAATCTTTTAAACACAGATAACTGGGAAGAATTGAAAGTCCCTTCTGTAAAAAACTGTTTTTGGAGCTATGGGTACTCTGCCATTCAGATTGTTTCTGATTCTTCTTTTTTATCTGTTGGGGGTAGCTATGAAGATGCAAATGTTTTATCATTGATACAGGTAGGGAAGAGTGTGGAAAAAGTTAACGGCTTTTCTTATCCTGAAAATGAAAGTGACATACCCAACATAGTTAAACGGCAAGTGTACAATGAATCACATTTAGTAAAACGTCCATTCGTGAATCAATATGCTATTGTGGGAGATAGAGCTGATTACCTCGGTATTTTCAATTTTGAGAATAAGCAAGTTGTGAATTTGCATTTTGTTAAAAAGAACTTTCCTAAATATGTGGCAATGCAAGACGGAATGAATGTAAGCTATGATCCTGAAAATTCAAATGGATATCGAGCAAATGCAACTTCTCATTTTATATATCTTTTGTCTTCTCCTTTCAAGACTATGAATGAATGGGGAAATGCAATAGATTATAAAGGATATCCTTCTTCTTATCGTGATAGAATAGAGGTTTATGATTGGGATGGAAATTATGTGAAAACGTTTGTCTTAAATATGCCTGTCGGTTCTTTTAACGTTTCAGAAAATGATTCGATTATCCTTGCCAACACAATGCTTTTGGATGAAGAAAAAGAATGTATTGTTAAATTTGCCATTCCTTAA
- a CDS encoding DUF1573 domain-containing protein has protein sequence MKSLYLLLCSLFLYSCSISERKNIVNLTKEWSGKELIFPQEFILDVYLEDSVISYNKVEIPQYAIFTYLDSIGCMSCKMNLPEWTNFILELDSISNKTVPCLFIFNPKSDDQERIINLLRRAHFSYPVCIDKKDSFNLLNEFPKDDRFQTFLLDRDNKVLALGNPIHNPKVKELYLKIIRGDEVRQGDKSKVIKTEVGIDNASLSLGRFDWHKEQKASFTLRNTGDKPLVIQDVVTSCGCTSVSYSPEPVLLGRDIALEVTYKAEHPEHFNKTITVYCNAVSSPIILKISGNAK, from the coding sequence ATGAAAAGTTTATATCTGTTGCTATGTTCGCTTTTTTTGTATTCGTGCTCTATTTCAGAACGGAAGAATATTGTAAATTTGACAAAAGAATGGAGTGGGAAAGAACTCATATTTCCCCAAGAGTTTATATTGGATGTGTATTTGGAAGATTCAGTAATTAGTTATAATAAAGTTGAAATTCCACAATATGCAATATTTACATATCTTGACTCCATAGGCTGCATGAGTTGTAAAATGAATTTGCCAGAATGGACTAATTTTATATTAGAATTGGATTCTATTTCTAATAAAACTGTTCCATGTTTATTCATTTTTAATCCTAAAAGTGATGATCAAGAGCGAATCATCAATTTGTTGAGGCGAGCTCATTTTTCATATCCAGTATGCATTGATAAAAAAGATTCTTTTAATCTTTTGAATGAATTCCCTAAGGATGACCGCTTTCAGACTTTCTTGCTTGACAGGGATAATAAAGTTCTTGCTCTCGGTAATCCTATTCATAATCCTAAAGTGAAAGAACTGTATTTGAAGATTATTCGAGGTGATGAAGTTAGACAAGGGGACAAAAGCAAGGTTATAAAAACAGAAGTGGGTATAGATAATGCTTCTTTATCGTTAGGTCGTTTTGACTGGCATAAGGAACAGAAAGCATCCTTTACATTGAGAAACACCGGAGATAAGCCTTTGGTGATACAGGATGTGGTTACTTCTTGCGGCTGTACTTCCGTATCTTATTCTCCGGAGCCTGTGCTTCTTGGTAGGGATATAGCTTTGGAAGTGACTTACAAGGCCGAGCATCCTGAACATTTCAACAAGACCATAACCGTGTATTGCAATGCCGTATCTTCTCCCATAATATTGAAGATTAGCGGAAATGCAAAGTAA
- a CDS encoding helix-turn-helix domain-containing protein: MKKETKLLLMCVAIGVVVTIITAYFLYQYKTKFWRGQARNAFIEVLNQEVRKRNGTDVPFLTWGDKRLFHEQKEPIVVTLESEYGKKNYVIPLCKYFCNIEEDYVKRMLHTALFEERPLNVDSLELIWNNLLSQTGFSGESMVRLSITDLFGCETKAYSEDFASISKCDSLFSYYIGCRWEIEVTGFTHLSWWKVLSVKDMLQLGFIVPVCLFLFILTSKIPLFYRRYLVKVVPVEVIKEVPVSMEKEIPVIAVEQSRACVYQLDGGLLFDRDALKLKMGDRVVDLSPQTAILMHAFVKAEAYRLSIEEIQQLLWPNGDGSSSKMHMAVKRLRDFLSEVSDWTIKNGNYGYQLKRCPSME, encoded by the coding sequence ATGAAAAAGGAGACTAAATTACTATTGATGTGTGTGGCTATAGGAGTGGTGGTAACTATAATCACTGCCTATTTTCTATATCAGTATAAAACGAAATTCTGGAGAGGACAAGCACGCAATGCTTTTATTGAGGTGCTGAATCAAGAGGTGCGGAAGCGGAATGGAACAGATGTGCCCTTCTTGACGTGGGGAGACAAAAGGTTGTTTCATGAGCAAAAAGAACCGATAGTTGTTACATTGGAAAGTGAATATGGTAAAAAAAATTATGTCATACCTTTATGTAAGTATTTTTGCAATATAGAAGAAGATTATGTCAAACGGATGCTGCATACTGCGCTATTTGAAGAGCGACCTTTGAATGTTGATTCGTTGGAACTCATTTGGAATAACCTTTTATCTCAAACCGGCTTTTCCGGTGAAAGCATGGTACGCTTATCCATAACAGATCTATTCGGCTGTGAAACAAAGGCTTATTCAGAAGACTTTGCTTCTATAAGTAAGTGTGACAGCTTGTTTTCCTATTATATAGGTTGTAGGTGGGAAATAGAAGTGACCGGTTTTACCCACCTTTCTTGGTGGAAGGTTCTTTCGGTGAAAGATATGTTGCAGCTTGGCTTCATAGTGCCTGTTTGCTTATTCTTATTTATCCTAACAAGCAAAATCCCCTTGTTCTATCGCCGCTATTTAGTGAAAGTGGTTCCTGTAGAAGTTATAAAAGAAGTTCCCGTGTCCATGGAAAAAGAAATTCCCGTGATAGCTGTTGAACAAAGTCGAGCATGTGTGTATCAGTTGGATGGCGGTTTGTTGTTTGATAGGGATGCGCTAAAATTGAAGATGGGAGATCGGGTTGTTGATCTAAGTCCTCAAACAGCGATATTGATGCATGCTTTTGTCAAGGCTGAGGCTTATAGGCTTTCTATAGAAGAAATACAGCAATTGTTATGGCCAAATGGTGATGGAAGTTCTTCTAAGATGCACATGGCTGTTAAACGGTTACGTGACTTTTTGTCTGAAGTGTCCGATTGGACAATAAAGAATGGAAATTACGGTTATCAACTTAAAAGATGTCCATCCATGGAATAA
- a CDS encoding 6-bladed beta-propeller, translating into MYKVIFCYLFLFFCLCGCANRHNHDISADAVCITVNPDNPEQLDIETLFSSIEVTPLESSTASLFSRCDKMFFFGGKYYILDRKANCIFIFNADGTFLRSSKNRQGSGPGEYYCIVDFDISKDNCIEILDVSAYKIRKYDDRFNFLDEIDIPKTLYPIITFKRLNDELYAFYSPLSSNTNDAIKIYSFKQNRIIESTEGYISIPSLKVGTTQPYSFYEFEENVFFSFPYPNDKIYKIDKNEGCIEEIIRYDFGSRSFPFGEIEPHASMFEDIIKGSEKYAFPIYRGENMNFLFTFIMYHEKQYLLLYKKDSKQSNFYSCMFRDGKVLLPPTFIDNDFLYVAAEQNWLEYLIAEKLLVGKTKGSIKNIQEDDNPVILKYCLRK; encoded by the coding sequence ATGTATAAAGTTATATTTTGTTATCTGTTCCTTTTTTTCTGCTTATGCGGATGTGCAAACAGGCATAATCATGATATCAGTGCCGATGCTGTTTGTATTACCGTCAATCCGGATAATCCTGAACAGTTGGATATAGAAACACTTTTTTCTTCTATCGAAGTTACACCTTTAGAAAGTTCGACCGCATCGCTATTCAGTAGATGTGACAAAATGTTTTTCTTTGGAGGGAAATATTATATACTGGATCGAAAAGCGAATTGTATATTTATCTTTAATGCAGATGGAACTTTCTTGAGGAGTAGTAAAAATAGGCAAGGTAGTGGTCCTGGCGAATATTATTGCATAGTTGATTTCGATATTTCTAAGGATAATTGTATCGAAATTTTAGACGTATCAGCTTATAAAATCAGGAAATATGATGATAGATTCAATTTTTTAGACGAAATAGATATACCAAAAACATTATACCCAATTATCACTTTTAAACGCCTGAACGATGAGTTATACGCTTTTTATAGCCCTCTGTCATCCAATACGAATGATGCAATAAAGATTTATTCTTTCAAGCAGAATCGCATAATTGAAAGTACAGAAGGTTATATTTCAATCCCTTCTTTGAAGGTTGGTACTACTCAACCATATTCTTTTTATGAGTTTGAGGAAAATGTTTTTTTCTCTTTTCCTTATCCTAATGACAAAATATACAAGATAGACAAAAATGAGGGTTGTATTGAAGAGATAATTCGTTATGATTTTGGAAGCCGTTCTTTCCCTTTTGGAGAAATTGAGCCTCACGCCTCCATGTTTGAAGACATCATTAAGGGAAGTGAAAAATATGCCTTCCCTATTTATCGAGGAGAAAATATGAATTTCTTATTTACCTTTATTATGTATCATGAAAAGCAATATTTACTTCTGTACAAAAAGGATTCGAAACAATCTAACTTTTATTCATGTATGTTCCGTGATGGCAAAGTTCTGTTGCCCCCAACTTTTATAGATAATGATTTTCTATATGTAGCTGCCGAGCAAAATTGGTTGGAATATTTAATAGCCGAAAAGTTATTAGTTGGAAAAACAAAGGGTTCTATAAAAAACATTCAAGAAGATGATAATCCAGTAATCCTAAAATATTGTTTACGGAAATGA
- a CDS encoding NVEALA domain-containing protein → MKKKILFVGSFLVAISAVAVHSYSEKNDFKDLMWENVEALALGEWESGGTCLSRGSVDCPIGNIKVKYIISNQ, encoded by the coding sequence ATGAAAAAGAAAATCTTATTTGTCGGTTCGTTTTTGGTGGCCATCTCTGCTGTGGCTGTTCATTCCTATTCAGAAAAGAATGATTTTAAGGATCTTATGTGGGAGAATGTAGAGGCTCTGGCTTTAGGAGAGTGGGAGTCTGGTGGTACTTGTCTATCCCGTGGTTCTGTAGATTGTCCGATAGGAAATATTAAGGTAAAATATATAATAAGTAACCAATAG
- a CDS encoding NVEALA domain-containing protein, producing MGKKLFAALIVAVIATFAGYNIYQSQRMEPMSDLMLANVEALARYELPEVEVECGRSQGRCWGNDGYEYTWTPFGGFKVTRCKFVGYTWVSCVPGLPA from the coding sequence ATGGGCAAGAAACTTTTTGCGGCTCTGATAGTCGCTGTAATCGCAACCTTTGCCGGTTACAATATTTATCAGTCACAGAGAATGGAACCGATGTCTGACTTGATGTTGGCTAATGTAGAAGCGTTGGCACGCTATGAATTACCAGAAGTGGAAGTTGAATGTGGTCGTTCACAAGGGAGATGTTGGGGTAATGATGGCTACGAATACACTTGGACACCATTTGGAGGATTTAAGGTCACTCGTTGTAAATTTGTGGGTTATACTTGGGTGAGTTGTGTACCTGGGTTACCTGCATAA
- a CDS encoding ATP-binding protein: MELNGRRYPIGIQNFEELRNRNCVYVDKTELVYKLANTDKVYFFSRPRRFGKSLLVSTLEAYFQGKKELFKGLALERWEKDWVDYPVLHIDFSLTKYTTLFDLQEQLNLFLSRWEQLYGKNEQEETPAARLQGIILRAYEKTGKQIVVLIDEYDAPLLDNNSDATLQQQLRNEMRKFFSPLKGLGHYLRFLFITGISKFSQLSIFSELNNLKNISMRDDFSALCGITEQELLAQLEPDIKLMAEANNETYEEACLHLKRQYDGYHFSKACADIYNPFSLFNAFDAKEYKNYWFSTGTPTFLIDILKRSDFDVRSLEGVEATDEQFDAPTEQITSPIPVLYQSGYLTIKGYDPTFQIYRLAYPNGEVRKGFIESLLPAYVHLPGQNNTFYVVSFIRDLLKGDIESCLERTRSFFASIPNDLENKTEKHYQTIFYLLFRLMGQYVDVEVKSAIGRADAVVKLQDAIYVFEFKYDGTPEEALAQIDSKQYDIPYQADGRRIVKVGVNFDSATRTIGEWKVSGNIK; this comes from the coding sequence ATGGAGCTGAATGGCAGACGTTATCCGATAGGGATACAGAATTTTGAAGAACTTCGCAACCGGAATTGCGTGTATGTCGATAAGACGGAGTTGGTTTATAAACTGGCCAATACTGATAAGGTCTATTTTTTCAGCCGTCCCCGGCGGTTTGGGAAAAGCCTTCTTGTATCTACTCTTGAGGCTTACTTTCAGGGAAAGAAAGAACTTTTCAAAGGATTGGCTTTGGAGCGATGGGAAAAGGATTGGGTGGACTATCCGGTATTGCACATTGATTTCAGTCTGACGAAATATACTACCTTGTTTGATTTGCAGGAGCAGTTGAACCTTTTTTTGTCCCGTTGGGAGCAACTCTATGGGAAGAACGAACAGGAAGAAACTCCGGCTGCCCGTTTGCAAGGAATTATACTGCGTGCTTACGAGAAGACCGGCAAGCAGATTGTCGTGCTTATTGACGAGTATGATGCCCCTTTGCTCGACAACAATTCCGACGCCACTTTGCAGCAACAACTGCGCAACGAGATGCGTAAGTTTTTCAGTCCTCTCAAAGGATTGGGGCACTATCTTCGCTTCCTTTTCATTACGGGTATCAGCAAGTTCAGCCAACTGAGCATTTTCAGCGAACTGAACAACTTGAAGAATATCAGCATGCGAGATGACTTCAGTGCGCTTTGCGGAATTACCGAACAAGAACTGTTGGCGCAATTGGAACCTGATATCAAGCTGATGGCAGAAGCGAACAATGAAACCTACGAAGAAGCTTGTCTGCACTTGAAGCGGCAGTATGACGGATATCATTTCAGTAAAGCTTGTGCGGATATTTACAATCCGTTCAGCCTGTTCAATGCTTTTGATGCAAAGGAATATAAAAACTATTGGTTCTCCACCGGAACTCCTACGTTTCTGATAGACATCCTGAAACGCTCGGATTTCGATGTACGTAGCCTGGAGGGTGTTGAGGCTACCGATGAACAGTTTGATGCACCGACAGAGCAGATTACGAGTCCTATTCCGGTGCTCTATCAAAGTGGTTATTTGACTATCAAGGGGTATGATCCTACTTTTCAGATTTACCGTTTGGCTTATCCTAACGGCGAAGTGCGCAAGGGCTTTATCGAATCGTTGCTTCCTGCATACGTGCATCTTCCGGGGCAGAATAATACTTTCTACGTAGTTTCGTTCATTCGCGATTTGTTGAAGGGAGATATTGAAAGTTGTCTGGAACGTACTCGCTCTTTCTTTGCTTCCATTCCCAATGATTTGGAGAACAAGACCGAGAAGCATTATCAGACTATCTTTTACCTCTTGTTCCGCTTGATGGGGCAGTATGTGGATGTTGAAGTAAAGAGCGCCATCGGTCGTGCAGATGCTGTGGTGAAGTTGCAGGATGCCATTTATGTTTTCGAGTTCAAGTATGACGGAACACCCGAAGAGGCTTTGGCGCAGATTGACAGCAAGCAGTATGATATTCCTTATCAAGCAGATGGCAGGAGGATAGTCAAGGTTGGTGTGAACTTTGACAGTGCCACACGTACGATTGGCGAATGGAAGGTGTCGGGGAATATAAAATAA